A region from the Tachysurus vachellii isolate PV-2020 chromosome 25, HZAU_Pvac_v1, whole genome shotgun sequence genome encodes:
- the LOC132840189 gene encoding free fatty acid receptor 3-like produces MQQCETILCLSVYIITFITGFPSNILAFYTFSCKVWRKPVPIDILLLNLTISDLLFLLFLPFKMQEVADGMHWNMPYFLCPLSGFVFYMTIYNSTFFLTAVSVERYLGVAFPIQHSLRRRPIYAVLASIFLWALSMIHLSIVYIVPYYNPTGTGPPPRNVCYEEFTEAQLRILLPVRLELCIVLFCIPLLICTFCYVNFILILSRLPNIGRRRKLRAIGLALGTLLVFALCFGPYNVSHVVGFITKRSPAWRDKALLLSTFNACLDPLIFYLSSAAVRNMLATMVQGVWHKIKACSNVLVCWRLGKDESTKNPFPISGEINVL; encoded by the coding sequence ATGCAGCAGTGTGAGACCATCCTTTGCCTTTCAGTCTACATTATCACCTTCATCACAGGCTTCCCTAGCAATATCCTGGCTTTCTACACGTTCAGCTGCAAAGTGTGGAGAAAGCCAGTGCCCATCGACATACTCCTGCTCAATCTGACCATCTCAGACCTGCTGTTCCTTCTCTTCCTGCCGTTTAAGATGCAAGAGGTGGCCGATGGTATGCACTGGAACATGCCTTACTTCCTGTGCCCGTTGTCGGGCTTTGTCTTCTACATGACCATCTACAATAGTACATTTTTTCTCACTGCAGTAAGTGTTGAGCGCTATCTAGGCGTCGCTTTCCCCATCCAGCATTCGTTGAGACGACGACCCATCTATGCCGTGTTGGCCTCCATCTTCCTCTGGGCGCTGTCCATGATCCATCTTAGCATCGTCTACATCGTACCGTACTACAACCCAACTGGGACAGGTCCACCGCCTAGGAATGTGTGCTACGAGGAATTTACAGAAGCCCAGCTGCGCATTCTGCTGCCTGTACGCTTGGAGCTGTGCATTGTGCTGTTCTGCATCCCACTCCTCATCTGCACTTTCTGCTACGTCAACTTCATTCTCATCCTGTCGCGTTTGCCAAACATTGGCAGACGGAGGAAGCTTCGAGCCATTGGACTTGCCTTGGGCACGCTGCTGGTGTTCGCGCTGTGCTTTGGACCCTACAACGTCTCGCATGTGGTGGGATTCATCACCAAACGCAGCCCTGCATGGCGGGACAAGGCACTGTTACTCAGCACTTTCAATGCCTGCCTTGATCCACTCATCTTTTACCTGTCATCGGCAGCTGTCCGGAACATGTTAGCAACAATGGTGCAAGGTGTGTGgcacaaaataaaagcatgcagCAATGTTCTTGTCTGTTGGAGACTGGGAAAAGATGAGAGTACTAAAAACCCGTTTCCAATATCTGGCGAGATTAATGTTCTTTGA
- the LOC132840548 gene encoding free fatty acid receptor 2-like has protein sequence MQWTKELSGLVLTIDGITLIVGLPANLLALYTFIQKVKQRATPIDVLLLSLTISDLIFLFFLPFRMKEAADMKWTMSYFLCPLSGFFFYTSIYNSTFLLTAISVERYLGVAFPIKYKLKRQPRYAVIASIIFWVVSMAHCSIVYIMQYHRHSNASLTLPFEKEVCYDEFSKEQLSILLPVRLELFAVLFCTPFIICCFCYIRFIHILSRLPNIKPKKRSRAIGLALATLLVFIICFMPYNVSHVVGFIGWYSPDWRIYALLSSTFNACLDPLIFYFSSSALRGTLKQLLRGPRHQMHTSYRRRFAKCPQLNCTATEESTQSSNDSTV, from the coding sequence ATGCAGTGGACGAAAGAACTAAGCGGTTTGGTCCTGACAATTGATGGCATCACACTGATCGTAGGCCTTCCGGCGAATCTGCTGGCTCTCTACACCTTCATTCAAAAGGTGAAGCAGCGAGCCACACCCATCGACGTGCTCTTGCTCAGCCTCACAATCTCGGACCTGATCTTCCTGTTCTTTCTTCCGTTCCGCATGAAAGAGGCCGCCGACATGAAATGGACCATGAGCTACTTCCTCTGTCCACTTTCAGGATTCTTTTTCTACACATCGATTTACAACAGCACTTTCCTTTTAACAGCTATAAGTGTGGAGCGCTATTTGGGAGTGGCCTTTCCAATCAAATACAAACTGAAGCGTCAACCTCGATATGCCGTGATCGCAAGCATCATATTCTGGGTGGTTTCCATGGCACATTGCAGTATCGTGTACATCATGCAGTACCACAGGCACAGTAATGCGTCTCTCACTCTACCGTTCGAGAAGGAGGTCTGCTATGACGAATTTAGCAAAGAGCAGTTGTCGATCCTTTTGCCTGTCCGCTTGGAATTGTTTGCTGTGCTGTTCTGCACTCCTTTTATCATCTGCTGTTTCTGCTACATCAGATTCATCCACATTCTTTCCCGCTTACCTAACATCAAGCCTAAGAAGCGCTCCAGGGCCATTGGGCTTGCCCTAGCCACCCTCCTGGTCTTCATCATCTGCTTCATGCCGTATAACGTGTCCCATGTTGTAGGTTTTATCGGATGGTACAGTCCTGACTGGAGAATATACGCACTCCTCTCCAGCACATTTAATGCCTGTTTGGACcccctgattttttatttctcctcttCAGCACTCCGGGGGACTTTAAAACAACTGCTACGAGGACCAAGACATCAGATGCACACTTCCTACCGCCGGAGATTTGCCAAATGCCCACAGTTAAACTGTACTGCAACCGAAGAAAGTACACAGAGTTCCAATGACTCTACTGTGTAG